In the Malaclemys terrapin pileata isolate rMalTer1 chromosome 3, rMalTer1.hap1, whole genome shotgun sequence genome, CATCCAGTACAAGCACATGGGAAGACACTGTCTCTATCTCAAAGATcacacaatctaaatagacatgacagacaacacatgaaaacaaaatgtcatcTATATGTTAGATCTTGgtttgttgttggggttttttccttcttcccaacCTCTGGATCATCTTTTCCTATTATCCTTCCCTCTTGTACTGGTAGTCCAACCAACCTGCTCTGTTATGGCTGCCCCAATGTACCCTCCCCTTCTACCGTACCAAGCCCTTGCCATGTGTAACAAACGCCCATTGTCAGGCATCTGCAAGGACAGAGCTCAGGACCTAAACACCAAAACATAGGACTCGATCACATGAGCTCAAGGAATAACTGTTAGCTGCTAGCAGTAGAGGGATCTTATCCAATATGCAGACTGGTCATGGGGAACACAGCACACTTATTTGGTGTGTTACATATAGATTCAGGCTCATTAGGAGATGGGGTAGGAGAGACAGCCAGAGAGACTCTGCCCATGGTCAAAGTTTGCTGCAGTCTCTTGTGGGCAGGTGCTTCACTTACCTCCATGCAGTCATTGGCAATTCTAGCTATCTACACCCTATGTATGTGTGGGGCTGGTGCAGTATCGTGGGGTGGGGAAAGATCTCACATTCTCTCATTTGCTCCTAGCAGTCTCTGGCAGCTTCCCCGAGGGGGGTGGATTACTGTTATTCGATTCTTCCTTGGGGAGGATCCCTGGGGGAAGAGTCTCACGTGGCCTCACCTGCCTCCAGCAGTCACTGAGAGCtcctcttttcttctctccctcccactacATGGGGTGAGTTGGAGATGGAATGTCTGCCTTGTGTGGATATGCGCTGTACTGTATACATGTGCATTTACATAAGTGAAACGCACATGCACACATCTGTTATAAAGAAACGCCGTCTATGCAAACAATGAACTCATTCTCCTTTAGATATTTCTGATTGCTACTTGTCCAGCTAAGTTTGACTTGGCAGGAATAAAGATTTCAGCAGGGATGTAATCAGAGTACAAAGTCACAAATGGTAAATGCTATTGTTCATCAGCCAAGTACCTTAGCTAATTTTAATCTTTTGTAAGTACACATTACTTCACGACTCCTTATCTACCCAGACAGTTTTGCTATATCAGCCCTTCTTAAGAACATACACAtcgctattttaaaatattgggttgCTCCTTTATCGCTTACCTCCCCTATTATAAAAACATTTACTAATGACCTGTAGGACAGGGTTTCCTTATGCAAAGAGCCTTCATGAAAATGTTATTTAGTAATTAGCTGCCAAATTTACCAATACATCTCTGTAGAGTGCCCCAGCACTACAGCGGTCTGAACCAGGGACTTGCAAACggtccatggatttcagtggcatGAAGATGGATGACAACAGGTGTGGCGAAAGCAGCACAAGCATTACACTGTACTTTGGGAGACTAGAGTGAAGGCAGCCTAAACTAGCATCAACATCTTTCCCCTTTTATTTCACACCTTATTTTCTCATAGCTCTAACGTGCCTTATATAGCAACTCCACCACCGCAGGTGCTCTAGGAAGCATTATGGAGAAACATTCCACTGTAAGAAAGCACAGATACTGGGCCCCTGCCCTTTAAGAAAGTACAGTGTAGCCTCCCTTCCATGACTGGTCAGCTCTGTTAGTTGATGCCATTGGGGCTATCTTACCTCCCCCATTCCCTTTGAGAGTTGCTAGCACTGCTAACCTCCCGCAGTTATTTACTGAGCCAGAAAATGTGTCCAATGTCCAGCCCCTGTTTGGTGGGGAGATTCTTTGGGTGGCCCTCCCCTTTATGCTTCTGCATAAGGGGGTGGGCACGATTTGGCCCTGAATTTAGTGAAGATTTGTAAGCCATATAAATCTGTATTTTATTTGTAGATGTAGGGAAGTCAATTATTCTACGCAAATCTCTTATGCTATTCTAGTCTATTCTTTCATCTTCAGGTTCTTATGCTGAGCCCATCTTTGTGGTATCTGAGCATGCTGGGGTCCCAGCTAAAAGAGAAGTGGTTTGTCACATGACACTGATTTGTCACATCCCTTGGACATGAAAAGTAGAACAGGAAAAATTTACTCTCCTCTTTCACTGATTCATAGTGTGCTTAATATTGGACAACACCCCATTCTATTAAATGAGTCTTTTACAATTATATTATCTTTAAAAAATTCGGCATAATGTTTGCTGTAACAGCTCAATTACTGGGCACAAGATTAAACACTAACAAATATTGAGTTAAGATACTCTATAAAATTTCATTTCTGAAATCTGCTTTGGCAAACCACTGACACCTGCAGCTGTATATAAGACAAATCTATATCTGACATCTGACAAAACTCTGCAGTTATGTGAATACAAAATGCTTGTAATCCAATTTCTTGGTTATGTGGCTTGGACCAATATTTGTAATTATGTCAGGGTTTGGAACTCCTTTGGATAAGCAAACCTCAATGTGAAATTAAAACCTAATTGTTTAAAGCCTTTTTGACTTGACCTCCTCCAGCCTATCATCAACAAGACTATAGCACAGTTATCAACCGTGCTTCATCTGCAGGGGTTTCACTTCCAACTTGTACAGTACTCAGTGAAAAATACTATATTGGAAGGTCTTTCACTCCtgattttaatattaaattacaTATACAATTTCTCTGCTATTGTCATTAAAGAGTAGGCATTTTCCAATTACCATCTGAATTAAGGTTACCATTGTTTACTTATAAGAGGTCTCTATATAGTAACTGTCACTAATGGCCAGTATTAAATGGGTGCTATTATAcagcacatatatatatatctagTAATGGCATCCAGTGCATTTCTCTCTGTTGACCTCCAAAGGGGCTGCTTTTCTTATTTCATTAGAATATCACATTAACAATTAAACATACTCCCAACTGAACACACTGAGAACATGGGCtacaggagatctaggttcaaaaCAACCGTGGCAATTCCAGCTCTTTCAGGTGCCAGCATTGTCTTCAGCAGAAGGGCTGATTAGATTTGAATCATTCATAGCTCCTGTAAGCCTGCTAAGAGAGCAAAGGAATAGAGTAGGGAGTATACTTGGACAATATGGCAGCATCCCCTTCCCTCAAAATTTTACCAAATCTCCTAAGTCGTGGTCTGAGAAAGGGGACAGTCTCTTTGGAATGCTTTATTTTTCAGCATGGTGGGAAAAGGAGAACTCAGACTCAAATATCTGGGACAAAAACTAAATTAAGTGTAAGCCCTCTTACTACTTACAGAGAGTCATTCTCAACAATATCAGGTTTCATTACACAGTAATGAGTTTTTTAACTAATTTTAACAAATGTTCATTGTTTGGTAAAAtagattttccatttcaaaatggtGCTATAATATAAATTATAATTTGTTTTATCCAtagtgttgttttttaattacattaattttaaaagagaCATAGGATTGCCAAATGTAAGATTTATTATAGCGTTTTTATTAACAAACTTTCATTGGAAAGTTCTGGATGCGTTAACAGAGCAGGCACATTGGCTTCAATGTTTGGCATTTGACCATCAACAGAATTGCACTTCACTGTTATAGTTCTGTTACAATATTGTGTATTTTCAGGGCAAGACTCATACCCAGCCTCTCTCACTGTATTGTTCAGTATGTGTTTCTGATAATTTTGGTCAGCCACCAAAAGTTGTTCAGTTTGCGATGGATTCGGATCTATCTTGATTTCAGTTATCTTCTTCTGCTTTGATACTGAAGTTCTCTTGTCTTCATTCCCACTTACTTCTGTACCCCTTAAATCACACTTGTCTCTGATTTTACAGAGTCCCTTTTGGTTACTTGATACATTATTCTCAGCTTCAGAACAAGGTTTTATAAGAGAACCAGCACTTCTGCAGATAAACGGTGAGGAGCTTGTTACCTTTGGAAGAGTTCTTATGCTCTCCTCTGTATTCTGAAGATTAGGTGTATCTCTCCTGTTTATTCTTTCATGTGTTTGAAACTGCTGTACTGAATGCAGAAAAAAATTTCTAGGCAAAGAGTTCTGCATCCTGGGTCTTTTCAGTCTCCCCTGAAGACAACTGCAATGGAGCACATGTTGGACTGGGGGAACATAGCTTTCAATAGCTTGCTGTAAAACATTTACAGGAGGCACAGAGTTTTGGATCTGCACAACATTACCAGATGACGGAGCACATTGATAGCACAAAGTGTCACTTAACTGCCTATATGCATCTGGACAGCTGCACTGCCTGTTCTGAGAGGAGAGTGGGCACACGGTATGCTGGTCGACACATGGCTGTACCATGGCTGAGCCAGCTTCATTTCTGATGCTTTTATTCAATTCACTGTTATATGCTGAATGCACAGACATGCATGCATTTGGGGGTCTGCCATTGAAAAGTTCTGAGCAGATGTGGGTTTCTTCATAACTTACTTTCTCTGATGAATTACAATTACTGGCATGTGATGCCAGAGGCTCTAACTCATAATGCTCCTGTTCCATTTCTGGTTTTTGCCCTCTGGAATCCAACTGAAATGTGTTGACAGGATGTGCTTTGTTTTGTCCCCGGTCTCCTTGGCTTCCTGACAAAGCTTGGGAGAAGACATTGCATTGCAATTTTTTTGGCAGAGGAATCTGGCCACAAGTGCCTTGAGGTCCAAGGCAACGGCACATGCATTGGAAAAAGAAGGTTGCAAAAGCCCAACTAATGCACATTATAAGCATCATGAAAGTGCCAAGTTGGGTGTATGCTAAGACCGTGGAAGGCATCATCATTGCTCCAGCCACAAATGTGGTCAACGCAGCCATTGCAATTGCAGAGCCCATGCGGCTTAGAGAGAAGATGACTTTTCCTTCTCGGTCTGGATCAGGAGCTAAGCGGTAAGCAACTCCGTAGTGAACAGCGAAGTCCACAGATAAGCCAACAGCTACAGAAATAGTGACAGACTCTAACACATTTAGCTCCCATCCAAGAAGAACCAGAGAGCCAACAGTGACAAATATAGTTCCAGCTATAGAAACTATTGCATAAAGGCTTATAATTATATTCCAAGTTGTAAGCAGCATTACGCTAAATGCAACAGCAACTGAAAGACCCATGGCAATCAGAGTACCATCAGAAAGACTGTCCTGCAGGTCATAGAACTCTAAATTACTCACAAACCATCCATTGCCAAGACCCTCAGGAGCAGAACTAAGCTCATTTGAAATCCATGAATCCACCTCTCTGTAAAACTGATGCATTTTCTCATAAGCCAGTGTGAAGAGATAGGTGCTTTGGAACTCCAGTACCACAGCCCTGATGGTATCGTTTATGTCAAAGCGAGGCCCTGGGGTTTTGCTGTACAAATGGTACCCAGTGCTTCTTTCTAACTCCATGATGGCCCTCTTGATACACAACTCAAAAACTTCTTGTTTGTATGGAAATCTCCAATGGCTGCAGCAGGGATAAAGAGCTGGCTCATCACAGTCCTGATTTTCCATCCACTGCTTAAATGTCTCAATAAAGCAGCTTGCGAAGTCTTGTTCTTCAGTTTGGTAATAAAAAGTTTGATTTCTTAACTTCTGGCAAAAATGTAAAATCCAGACCTGTGAAGCTGGGCTTGCAATATTAAAACTGCTGTCTAGTTTCAGCTTTCCTTTACTTTTAGGATTTAGAGGATCTCCATTATCTTCAGGAGAGACGCCCCAGATTACTGTAATTGGCATGTGGAGCTCCTCTCCATGGTGGACACGTTCAAACATAAAAAGCTTTTTGTACTCTGCATCATAGCGTTCAAAAGGGTGAGAAGACCTAAACACCTGAAACTCAGAGAGCTCCAGTGATGGTAATTTCATTTTTGGATTAACACATACAATATATGCTCCACCTACAGTTAAAGCAAGGAACCAGAACAGCCAAATATATCGAAACTTGATAACGATGCATGGCAAGACTTTTTCAAAAAATATCCTGGATGCTTCTGAGACTGCAAAAATAATCTTGTGGCACACTTGGCACAATACTGTGCAGCAGCCTTTGTTGCTATATACCCTCTGCTGAGGTTTTTTGAAGCAAGTGAATATATTGAGAAGATACCGTTCATGTAACACAACTACTGCTGGTAACCATGTTACCATTAAAACATAATTCACCAATATGGCAGTGCCAGCGTAAACACCAAAACATCGGATTGCTGTAATATTGCTGACATAATTAGCATAGAAGGCAGCCGCGGTGGTAAAACTGGTTACAAACATGGAAAGAGCAGCATGTTGCAAGGTGATGCTGACCGTCTCAGAAGTATCAGCGTGAGATTTATCAAATTTTGTGTAGTTCCAAACATCACACAGGACAAAAGCATCATCTGCGCCAATTCCAACAAGAATAATTAATGCAGTGaggttcataaaagggaaaaactCAAAATTAAATACTACGCGATAAAGAAAGTAAGATACAATCAAGGAACTAATTATTGCAAACATGGTCATCAGCGTGATAAACATGGACTTCGTGTACACACACATGACTAAGAGAACAATGACAATGGCTATGGCAGGATACACAGTATCCATTAATAGGTAATCTTGAAACAAACTATGTTTTATTCCGAACTCAATCCCTGTGATGGTCGTTATACCATCAGAAGAGTTCCAGTTCTCAAAATTATCCAGGTAAATATTCATCATGCTTTCTCCTTTTTCTGTTGGAGAGAAAAGCATGCTGTACTTTAAAGCTGGCAAGACATAGTCAGCAGTCTTTGGGCTTAGAAAATCTTTGTCCACTAGATAGTGCAGAATCTGGTAAACAGCATTGTACTTTGTACATTTACGAGGCACATTTGTACATTTGAGCTGGTCCTTCCTTTTGGCTGCCACATCCCAGcaatctggccccagggttccGTTGTTGTAGTATTTGGCACATGTACGAAGCAGCTTTAGGGTGTGAGAAACATCTCGTTCTACAATTTTTTGACATGACGATCTGTTGTTTAGAATGGCAATATAGTTGCCCAGCGTCCAGCTGGGACAGCATGAAGCAGCAGTGGTCCTCTGGCAGAGATCACCAAATTGGGAATGAGATCTTATCTGTgaagagacagacacagagttaTAACATTAGGGCAAGAGCCATTTAAACGGGGCGC is a window encoding:
- the LOC128833970 gene encoding protein dispatched homolog 1-like isoform X1, which encodes MAMNNGNNDFVVLSNGSILSSATSPSILSATDGGIAAQHLPSKEAPRAKVSLNGCLQLNGTIKPSFLPLDNQRTQQMLTQCCHPCPYHHPLSSHNKQQECHSLAGSTAPSPMTSCCLQPHTEYSTSICQKHTPMYQTTCCLQHSPSFCLHHQWPDHFQHQSVQQHVTSVRPTRPFKLPKSYAALIADWPVVVLGMCTVLIVVCALVGILVPDLPDFSDPLLGFEPRGTAIGQRLVTWNNMVKNTGYKATLANYPFKYADEQAKSHQDDRWSDDHYEREKRQADWNFHKDSFFCDIPSDRYSRVVFTSTEGENLWNLHAIKSMCNVDNLRIRSHSQFGDLCQRTTAASCCPSWTLGNYIAILNNRSSCQKIVERDVSHTLKLLRTCAKYYNNGTLGPDCWDVAAKRKDQLKCTNVPRKCTKYNAVYQILHYLVDKDFLSPKTADYVLPALKYSMLFSPTEKGESMMNIYLDNFENWNSSDGITTITGIEFGIKHSLFQDYLLMDTVYPAIAIVIVLLVMCVYTKSMFITLMTMFAIISSLIVSYFLYRVVFNFEFFPFMNLTALIILVGIGADDAFVLCDVWNYTKFDKSHADTSETVSITLQHAALSMFVTSFTTAAAFYANYVSNITAIRCFGVYAGTAILVNYVLMVTWLPAVVVLHERYLLNIFTCFKKPQQRVYSNKGCCTVLCQVCHKIIFAVSEASRIFFEKVLPCIVIKFRYIWLFWFLALTVGGAYIVCVNPKMKLPSLELSEFQVFRSSHPFERYDAEYKKLFMFERVHHGEELHMPITVIWGVSPEDNGDPLNPKSKGKLKLDSSFNIASPASQVWILHFCQKLRNQTFYYQTEEQDFASCFIETFKQWMENQDCDEPALYPCCSHWRFPYKQEVFELCIKRAIMELERSTGYHLYSKTPGPRFDINDTIRAVVLEFQSTYLFTLAYEKMHQFYREVDSWISNELSSAPEGLGNGWFVSNLEFYDLQDSLSDGTLIAMGLSVAVAFSVMLLTTWNIIISLYAIVSIAGTIFVTVGSLVLLGWELNVLESVTISVAVGLSVDFAVHYGVAYRLAPDPDREGKVIFSLSRMGSAIAMAALTTFVAGAMMMPSTVLAYTQLGTFMMLIMCISWAFATFFFQCMCRCLGPQGTCGQIPLPKKLQCNVFSQALSGSQGDRGQNKAHPVNTFQLDSRGQKPEMEQEHYELEPLASHASNCNSSEKVSYEETHICSELFNGRPPNACMSVHSAYNSELNKSIRNEAGSAMVQPCVDQHTVCPLSSQNRQCSCPDAYRQLSDTLCYQCAPSSGNVVQIQNSVPPVNVLQQAIESYVPPVQHVLHCSCLQGRLKRPRMQNSLPRNFFLHSVQQFQTHERINRRDTPNLQNTEESIRTLPKVTSSSPFICRSAGSLIKPCSEAENNVSSNQKGLCKIRDKCDLRGTEVSGNEDKRTSVSKQKKITEIKIDPNPSQTEQLLVADQNYQKHILNNTVREAGYESCPENTQYCNRTITVKCNSVDGQMPNIEANVPALLTHPELSNESLLIKTL
- the LOC128833970 gene encoding protein dispatched homolog 1-like isoform X3, translated to MAMNNGNNDFVVLSNGSILSSATSPSILSATDGGIAAQHLPSKEAPRAKVSLNGCLQLNGTIKPSFLPLDNQRTQQMLTQCCHPCPYHHPLSSHNKQQECHSLAGSTAPSPMTSCCLQPHTEYSTSICQKHTPMYQTTCCLQHSPSFCLHHQWPDHFQHQSVQQHVTSVSCFYSQPGYSPQRSSWRQADVRSVSLMMPSNRPTRPFKLPKSYAALIADWPVVVLGMCTVLIVVCALVGILVPDLPDFSDPLLGFEPRGTAIGQRLVTWNNMVKNTGYKATLANYPFKYADEQAKSHQDDRWSDDHYEREKRQADWNFHKDSFFCDIPSDRYSRVVFTSTEGENLWNLHAIKSMCNVDNLRIRSHSQFGDLCQRTTAASCCPSWTLGNYIAILNNRSSCQKIVERDVSHTLKLLRTCAKYYNNGTLGPDCWDVAAKRKDQLKCTNVPRKCTKYNAVYQILHYLVDKDFLSPKTADYVLPALKYSMLFSPTEKGESMMNIYLDNFENWNSSDGITTITGIEFGIKHSLFQDYLLMDTVYPAIAIVIVLLVMCVYTKSMFITLMTMFAIISSLIVSYFLYRVVFNFEFFPFMNLTALIILVGIGADDAFVLCDVWNYTKFDKSHADTSETVSITLQHAALSMFVTSFTTAAAFYANYVSNITAIRCFGVYAGTAILVNYVLMVTWLPAVVVLHERYLLNIFTCFKKPQQRVYSNKGCCTVLCQVCHKIIFAVSEASRIFFEKVLPCIVIKFRYIWLFWFLALTVGGAYIVCVNPKMKLPSLELSEFQVFRSSHPFERYDAEYKKLFMFERVHHGEELHMPITVIWGVSPEDNGDPLNPKSKGKLKLDSSFNIASPASQVWILHFCQKLRNQTFYYQTEEQDFASCFIETFKQWMENQDCDEPALYPCCSHWRFPYKQEVFELCIKRAIMELERSTGYHLYSKTPGPRFDINDTIRAVVLEFQSTYLFTLAYEKMHQFYREVDSWISNELSSAPEGLGNGWFVSNLEFYDLQDSLSDGTLIAMGLSVAVAFSVMLLTTWNIIISLYAIVSIAGTIFVTVGSLVLLGWELNVLESVTISVAVGLSVDFAVHYGVAYRLAPDPDREGKVIFSLSRMGSAIAMAALTTFVAGAMMMPSTVLAYTQLGTFMMLIMCISWAFATFFFQCMCRCLGPQGTCGQIPLPKKLQCNVFSQALSGSQGDRGQNKAHPVNTFQLDSRGQKPEMEQEHYELEPLASHASNCNSSEKVSYEETHICSELFNGRPPNACMSVHSAYNSELNKSIRNEAGSAMVQPCVDQHTVCPLSSQNRQCSCPDAYRQLSDTLCYQCAPSSGNVVQIQNSVPPVNVLQQAIESYVPPVQHVLHCSCLQGRLKRPRMQNSLPRNFFLHSVQQFQTHERINRRDTPNLQNTEESIRTLPKVTSSSPFICRSAGSLIKPCSEAENNVSSNQKGLCKIRDKCDLRGTEVSGNEDKRTSVSKQKKITEIKIDPNPSQTEQLLVADQNYQKHILNNTVREAGYESCPENTQYCNRTITVKCNSVDGQMPNIEANVPALLTHPELSNESLLIKTL
- the LOC128833970 gene encoding protein dispatched homolog 1-like isoform X2, which produces MCTVLIVVCALVGILVPDLPDFSDPLLGFEPRGTAIGQRLVTWNNMVKNTGYKATLANYPFKYADEQAKSHQDDRWSDDHYEREKRQADWNFHKDSFFCDIPSDRYSRVVFTSTEGENLWNLHAIKSMCNVDNLRIRSHSQFGDLCQRTTAASCCPSWTLGNYIAILNNRSSCQKIVERDVSHTLKLLRTCAKYYNNGTLGPDCWDVAAKRKDQLKCTNVPRKCTKYNAVYQILHYLVDKDFLSPKTADYVLPALKYSMLFSPTEKGESMMNIYLDNFENWNSSDGITTITGIEFGIKHSLFQDYLLMDTVYPAIAIVIVLLVMCVYTKSMFITLMTMFAIISSLIVSYFLYRVVFNFEFFPFMNLTALIILVGIGADDAFVLCDVWNYTKFDKSHADTSETVSITLQHAALSMFVTSFTTAAAFYANYVSNITAIRCFGVYAGTAILVNYVLMVTWLPAVVVLHERYLLNIFTCFKKPQQRVYSNKGCCTVLCQVCHKIIFAVSEASRIFFEKVLPCIVIKFRYIWLFWFLALTVGGAYIVCVNPKMKLPSLELSEFQVFRSSHPFERYDAEYKKLFMFERVHHGEELHMPITVIWGVSPEDNGDPLNPKSKGKLKLDSSFNIASPASQVWILHFCQKLRNQTFYYQTEEQDFASCFIETFKQWMENQDCDEPALYPCCSHWRFPYKQEVFELCIKRAIMELERSTGYHLYSKTPGPRFDINDTIRAVVLEFQSTYLFTLAYEKMHQFYREVDSWISNELSSAPEGLGNGWFVSNLEFYDLQDSLSDGTLIAMGLSVAVAFSVMLLTTWNIIISLYAIVSIAGTIFVTVGSLVLLGWELNVLESVTISVAVGLSVDFAVHYGVAYRLAPDPDREGKVIFSLSRMGSAIAMAALTTFVAGAMMMPSTVLAYTQLGTFMMLIMCISWAFATFFFQCMCRCLGPQGTCGQIPLPKKLQCNVFSQALSGSQGDRGQNKAHPVNTFQLDSRGQKPEMEQEHYELEPLASHASNCNSSEKVSYEETHICSELFNGRPPNACMSVHSAYNSELNKSIRNEAGSAMVQPCVDQHTVCPLSSQNRQCSCPDAYRQLSDTLCYQCAPSSGNVVQIQNSVPPVNVLQQAIESYVPPVQHVLHCSCLQGRLKRPRMQNSLPRNFFLHSVQQFQTHERINRRDTPNLQNTEESIRTLPKVTSSSPFICRSAGSLIKPCSEAENNVSSNQKGLCKIRDKCDLRGTEVSGNEDKRTSVSKQKKITEIKIDPNPSQTEQLLVADQNYQKHILNNTVREAGYESCPENTQYCNRTITVKCNSVDGQMPNIEANVPALLTHPELSNESLLIKTL